A part of Paenibacillus donghaensis genomic DNA contains:
- a CDS encoding response regulator transcription factor encodes MYKVMIVDDEPLFRYYMRTKLDWSKYDFSICSEAANGREALEEAERTKPDLILVDISMPYMDGMELAAKLQAKASGMLIVFVTGHNEFDYAQKAIRLGVHDYLLKPFNQREFNEMMVKVTDRLRTMNSGSRKQGGQQTLQEVATVPGGLFPLHTETEQVDGQSSSYSLRDLIQPGIQETMLMALKMRDGDTAEKEISKLITILRSQKGGAGAAFTLLMGLVSLCLAYAGERGLNAEVLGKSAVSPEQRLRESGSWEEAESWIQELYRSVISQGREQRISKSYNLFMAAKEYIRERFFDNDLTVEQVAKGVYVDPSYLRKVFRKEGGISVLDYITYTRMKQAKELLAGGNVRLSDIAAKVGYNDPNYFSKCFKKHYGMPPSEFEQSVARSRLSGIMS; translated from the coding sequence ATGTATAAAGTGATGATTGTGGATGATGAGCCGTTGTTCCGGTACTATATGCGTACCAAGCTGGACTGGAGCAAATATGATTTCAGCATCTGCAGCGAGGCCGCGAACGGCCGGGAAGCGCTGGAGGAAGCGGAACGGACCAAGCCTGACCTGATATTGGTCGATATCAGTATGCCTTATATGGACGGAATGGAGCTCGCCGCGAAGCTGCAGGCTAAGGCTTCGGGCATGCTGATTGTGTTCGTAACTGGACATAATGAGTTTGATTACGCACAGAAGGCGATCCGCCTGGGTGTGCATGATTACCTGCTGAAGCCGTTTAACCAGCGGGAATTTAATGAAATGATGGTTAAGGTTACAGACAGATTGCGGACGATGAACAGCGGCAGCCGCAAGCAAGGCGGGCAGCAAACCCTACAAGAGGTGGCAACAGTGCCCGGCGGGCTGTTTCCGCTCCACACAGAAACTGAACAAGTGGACGGACAGAGCTCCTCTTACTCCCTAAGGGATCTGATTCAGCCGGGAATCCAGGAAACTATGCTGATGGCACTGAAGATGCGGGACGGCGACACGGCCGAGAAGGAGATCAGTAAATTGATAACCATCCTTCGCAGCCAGAAAGGCGGGGCAGGCGCTGCTTTTACCCTTCTGATGGGGCTGGTGTCCCTCTGTCTGGCCTATGCCGGAGAGCGAGGCCTGAACGCCGAAGTCCTAGGGAAATCGGCAGTTTCGCCGGAGCAGAGGTTGCGTGAATCGGGTAGCTGGGAGGAGGCAGAGAGCTGGATTCAGGAGCTGTATCGTTCGGTCATCAGCCAAGGCCGGGAGCAGCGTATCTCCAAATCGTATAATTTGTTCATGGCAGCCAAAGAATATATCCGTGAGCGCTTTTTCGATAATGACCTTACGGTCGAACAGGTAGCGAAGGGGGTGTATGTAGACCCCAGCTATTTACGCAAGGTTTTTCGGAAGGAGGGCGGAATCTCTGTGCTGGACTACATTACTTATACCCGGATGAAGCAGGCCAAAGAGCTGCTCGCGGGGGGGAATGTGCGCCTGTCTGATATTGCCGCTAAGGTTGGCTATAACGATCCGAACTATTTCAGTAAATGCTTCAAGAAGCATTATGGCATGCCTCCCTCTGAGTTCGAGCAGTCAGTGGCCCGCTCGCGCCTTTCAGGGATAATGTCTTAA